A single Ctenopharyngodon idella isolate HZGC_01 chromosome 22, HZGC01, whole genome shotgun sequence DNA region contains:
- the LOC127505598 gene encoding fibrous sheath CABYR-binding protein-like isoform X37, with protein sequence MKICVILKALALRPVLESIGRLVIVLSIIKMTVSNIMFLVFLCHQLVLNGFASPVGRHLYQTGIEQVRLENKDGPLSLPYLNKQNPTRPVVAKCNMAIVLSLKNTSGLVVQKGINENFTESSPFPAEVDGKLTESSHVPAEESSHVPAEESSHVPAEESSHVPAEESSHVPAEESSHVPAEESSHVPAEESSHVPAEESSHVPAEESSHVPAEESSHVPAEESSHVPAEESSHVPAEESSHVPAEESSHVPAEESSHVPAEESSHVPAEESSHVPAEEVDGKLTESSPVPPEESSHVPAEESSPLSAEVDGKLESSPLPTEECSPLPAEEVGKLKEPSTVPAEESSSPPAEVDGKLTEPSTVPAEESSHVPAEVDGKLTEPSTVPAEESSHVPAEVDGKLTEPSTVPSEESSHVPAEESSSPPAEVDGKLTEPSTVPSEESSHVPAEESSSPPAEVDGKLTEPSTVPSEESSHVPAEESSSPPAEVDGKLTEPSTVPAEESSHVPAEVDGKLTKPSTVPSEESSHVPAEESSSLPAEVGGKLTEPSTVPSEESSHVPAEESSSPPAEVDGKLTEPSTVPAEESSSLSAEVDGKLTESRPVPAEQSSHVPEVDRKMCLCSSP encoded by the exons ATGAAAATCTGTGTTATTTTAAAAGCTCTGGCTTTGAGGCCTGTTTTAGAAAGCATAGGTAGATTGGTGATAGTTTTGTCTATAATCAAGATGACCGTTTCAAACATTATGTTTTTGGTCTTTTTGTGTCACCAATTGGTGCTCAATG GATTTGCTTCTCCAGTTGGCCGTCATTTATACCAGACTGGTATTGAGCAAGTACGCTTGGAAAATAAAG ATGGCCCCTTGTCTCTTCCTTATTTGAACAAGCAAAATCCAACACGGCCAGTGGTAGCAAAGTGTAATATGGCTATTGTGCTGTCGTTGAAGAATACATCTGGGCTAGTTGTCCAAAAAG GCATTAATGAGAATTTCACTGAGTCCAGCCCTTTCCCTGCTGAGGTTGATGGGAAGTTGACGGAGTCCAGCCACGTCCCCGCGGAGGAGTCCAGCCACGTCCCCGCGGAGGAGTCCAGCCACGTCCCCGCGGAGGAGTCCAGCCACGTCCCCGCGGAGGAGTCCAGCCACGTCCCCGCGGAGGAGTCCAGCCACGTCCCCGCGGAGGAGTCCAGCCACGTCCCCGCGGAGGAGTCCAGCCACGTCCCCGCGGAGGAGTCCAGCCACGTCCCCGCGGAGGAGTCCAGCCACGTCCCCGCGGAGGAGTCCAGCCACGTCCCCGCGGAGGAGTCCAGCCACGTCCCCGCGGAGGAGTCCAGCCACGTCCCCGCGGAGGAGTCCAGCCACGTCCCCGCGGAGGAGTCCAGCCACGTCCCCGCGGAGGAGTCCAGCCACGTCCCCGCGGAGGAGTCCAGCCACGTCCCCGCGGAGGAGTCCAGCCACGTCCCCGCGGAGGAGGTTGATGGGAAGTTGACTGAGTCAAGCCCTGTCCCCCCTGAAGAGTCCAGCCACGTCCCTGCAGAGGAATCCAGCCCTCTTTCTGCCGAGGTTGATGGGAAGTTGGAGTCCAGCCCTCTTCCCACTGAGGAATGCAGCCCTCTCCCCGCTGAAGAAGTTGGGAAATTGAAAGAGCCAAGCACTGTCCCCGCAGAAGAATCCAGCTCTCCCCCTGCTGAGGTTGATGGGAAGTTGACCGAGCCAAGCACTGTCCCCGCAGAAGAGTCCAGCCATGTCCCTGCTGAGGTTGATGGGAAGTTGACCGAGCCAAGCACTGTCCCCGCAGAAGAGTCCAGCCATGTCCCTGCTGAGGTTGATGGGAAGTTGACCGAGCCAAGCACTGTCCCCTCTGAAGAGTCCAGCCATGTCCCCGCAGAAGAATCCAGCTCTCCCCCTGCTGAGGTTGATGGGAAGTTGACCGAGCCAAGCACTGTCCCCTCTGAAGAGTCCAGCCATGTCCCCGCAGAAGAATCCAGCTCTCCCCCTGCTGAG GTTGATGGGAAGTTGACTGAGCCAAGCACTGTCCCCTCTGAAGAGTCCAGCCATGTCCCCGCAGAAGAATCCAGCTCTCCCCCTGCTGAG GTTGATGGGAAGTTGACCGAGCCAAGCACTGTCCCCGCAGAAGAGTCCAGCCATGTCCCTGCTGAGGTTGATGGGAAGTTGACCAAGCCAAGCACTGTCCCCTCTGAAGAGTCCAGCCATGTCCCCGCAGAAGAATCCAGCTCTCTCCCTGCTGAGGTTGGTGGGAAGTTGACCGAGCCAAGCACTGTCCCCTCTGAAGAGTCCAGCCATGTCCCCGCAGAAGAATCCAGCTCTCCCCCTGCTGAGGTTGATGGGAAGTTGACCGAGCCAAGCACTGTCCCCGCAGAAGAATCCAGCTCTCTCTCTGCTGAGGTTGATGGGAAGTTGACTGAGTCTAGACCTGTCCCTGCTGAACAGTCCAGCCATGTCCCTGAGGTTGATAGGAAGATGTGCTTATGTTCATCTCCATAA
- the LOC127505598 gene encoding fibrous sheath CABYR-binding protein-like isoform X49, translated as MKICVILKALALRPVLESIGRLVIVLSIIKMTVSNIMFLVFLCHQLVLNGFASPVGRHLYQTGIEQVRLENKDGPLSLPYLNKQNPTRPVVAKCNMAIVLSLKNTSGLVVQKGINENFTESSPFPAEVDGKLTESSHVPAEESSHVPAEESSHVPAEESSHVPAEESSHVPAEESSHVPAEESSHVPAEESSHVPAEESSHVPAEESSHVPAEESSHVPAEESSHVPAEESSHVPAEESSHVPAEESSHVPAEESSHVPAEESSHVPAEESSHVPAEEVDGKLTESSPVPPEESSHVPAEESSPLSAEVDGKLESSPLPTEECSPLPAEEVGKLKEPSTVPAEESSSPPAEVDGKLTEPSTVPAEESSHVPAEVDGKLTEPSTVPAEESSHVPAEVDGKLTEPSTVPSEESSHVPAEESSSPPAEVDGKLTEPSTVPSEESSHVPAEESSSPPAEVDGKLTEPSTVPAEESSHVPAEVDGKLTKPSTVPSEESSHVPAEESSSLPAEVGGKLTEPSTVPSEESSHVPAEESSSPPAEVDGKLTEPSTVPAEESSSLSAEVDGKLTESRPVPAEQSSHVPEVDRKMCLCSSP; from the exons ATGAAAATCTGTGTTATTTTAAAAGCTCTGGCTTTGAGGCCTGTTTTAGAAAGCATAGGTAGATTGGTGATAGTTTTGTCTATAATCAAGATGACCGTTTCAAACATTATGTTTTTGGTCTTTTTGTGTCACCAATTGGTGCTCAATG GATTTGCTTCTCCAGTTGGCCGTCATTTATACCAGACTGGTATTGAGCAAGTACGCTTGGAAAATAAAG ATGGCCCCTTGTCTCTTCCTTATTTGAACAAGCAAAATCCAACACGGCCAGTGGTAGCAAAGTGTAATATGGCTATTGTGCTGTCGTTGAAGAATACATCTGGGCTAGTTGTCCAAAAAG GCATTAATGAGAATTTCACTGAGTCCAGCCCTTTCCCTGCTGAGGTTGATGGGAAGTTGACGGAGTCCAGCCACGTCCCCGCGGAGGAGTCCAGCCACGTCCCCGCGGAGGAGTCCAGCCACGTCCCCGCGGAGGAGTCCAGCCACGTCCCCGCGGAGGAGTCCAGCCACGTCCCCGCGGAGGAGTCCAGCCACGTCCCCGCGGAGGAGTCCAGCCACGTCCCCGCGGAGGAGTCCAGCCACGTCCCCGCGGAGGAGTCCAGCCACGTCCCCGCGGAGGAGTCCAGCCACGTCCCCGCGGAGGAGTCCAGCCACGTCCCCGCGGAGGAGTCCAGCCACGTCCCCGCGGAGGAGTCCAGCCACGTCCCCGCGGAGGAGTCCAGCCACGTCCCCGCGGAGGAGTCCAGCCACGTCCCCGCGGAGGAGTCCAGCCACGTCCCCGCGGAGGAGTCCAGCCACGTCCCCGCGGAGGAGTCCAGCCACGTCCCCGCGGAGGAGGTTGATGGGAAGTTGACTGAGTCAAGCCCTGTCCCCCCTGAAGAGTCCAGCCACGTCCCTGCAGAGGAATCCAGCCCTCTTTCTGCCGAGGTTGATGGGAAGTTGGAGTCCAGCCCTCTTCCCACTGAGGAATGCAGCCCTCTCCCCGCTGAAGAAGTTGGGAAATTGAAAGAGCCAAGCACTGTCCCCGCAGAAGAATCCAGCTCTCCCCCTGCTGAGGTTGATGGGAAGTTGACCGAGCCAAGCACTGTCCCCGCAGAAGAGTCCAGCCATGTCCCTGCTGAGGTTGATGGGAAGTTGACCGAGCCAAGCACTGTCCCCGCAGAAGAGTCCAGCCATGTCCCTGCTGAGGTTGATGGGAAGTTGACCGAGCCAAGCACTGTCCCCTCTGAAGAGTCCAGCCATGTCCCCGCAGAAGAATCCAGCTCTCCCCCTGCTGAG GTTGATGGGAAGTTGACTGAGCCAAGCACTGTCCCCTCTGAAGAGTCCAGCCATGTCCCCGCAGAAGAATCCAGCTCTCCCCCTGCTGAG GTTGATGGGAAGTTGACCGAGCCAAGCACTGTCCCCGCAGAAGAGTCCAGCCATGTCCCTGCTGAGGTTGATGGGAAGTTGACCAAGCCAAGCACTGTCCCCTCTGAAGAGTCCAGCCATGTCCCCGCAGAAGAATCCAGCTCTCTCCCTGCTGAGGTTGGTGGGAAGTTGACCGAGCCAAGCACTGTCCCCTCTGAAGAGTCCAGCCATGTCCCCGCAGAAGAATCCAGCTCTCCCCCTGCTGAGGTTGATGGGAAGTTGACCGAGCCAAGCACTGTCCCCGCAGAAGAATCCAGCTCTCTCTCTGCTGAGGTTGATGGGAAGTTGACTGAGTCTAGACCTGTCCCTGCTGAACAGTCCAGCCATGTCCCTGAGGTTGATAGGAAGATGTGCTTATGTTCATCTCCATAA
- the LOC127505598 gene encoding fibrous sheath CABYR-binding protein-like isoform X36: protein MKICVILKALALRPVLESIGRLVIVLSIIKMTVSNIMFLVFLCHQLVLNGFASPVGRHLYQTGIEQVRLENKDGPLSLPYLNKQNPTRPVVAKCNMAIVLSLKNTSGLVVQKGINENFTESSPFPAEVDGKLTESSHVPAEESSHVPAEESSHVPAEESSHVPAEESSHVPAEESSHVPAEESSHVPAEESSHVPAEESSHVPAEESSHVPAEESSHVPAEESSHVPAEESSHVPAEESSHVPAEESSHVPAEESSHVPAEESSHVPAEESSHVPAEEVDGKLTESSPVPPEESSHVPAEESSPLSAEVDGKLESSPLPTEECSPLPAEEVGKLKEPSTVPAEESSSPPAEVDGKLTEPSTVPAEESSHVPAEVDGKLTEPSTVPAEESSHVPAEVDGKLTEPSTVPSEESSHVPAEESSSPPAEVDGKLTEPSTVPSEESSHVPAEESSSPPAEVDGKLTEPSTVPAEESSHVPAEVDGKLTEPSTVPSEESSHVPAEESSSLPAEVDGKLTEPSTVPSEESSHVPAEESSSPPAEVGGKLTEPSTVPSEESSHVPAEESSSPPAEVDGKLTEPSTVPAEESSSLSAEVDGKLTESRPVPAEQSSHVPEVDRKMCLCSSP from the exons ATGAAAATCTGTGTTATTTTAAAAGCTCTGGCTTTGAGGCCTGTTTTAGAAAGCATAGGTAGATTGGTGATAGTTTTGTCTATAATCAAGATGACCGTTTCAAACATTATGTTTTTGGTCTTTTTGTGTCACCAATTGGTGCTCAATG GATTTGCTTCTCCAGTTGGCCGTCATTTATACCAGACTGGTATTGAGCAAGTACGCTTGGAAAATAAAG ATGGCCCCTTGTCTCTTCCTTATTTGAACAAGCAAAATCCAACACGGCCAGTGGTAGCAAAGTGTAATATGGCTATTGTGCTGTCGTTGAAGAATACATCTGGGCTAGTTGTCCAAAAAG GCATTAATGAGAATTTCACTGAGTCCAGCCCTTTCCCTGCTGAGGTTGATGGGAAGTTGACGGAGTCCAGCCACGTCCCCGCGGAGGAGTCCAGCCACGTCCCCGCGGAGGAGTCCAGCCACGTCCCCGCGGAGGAGTCCAGCCACGTCCCCGCGGAGGAGTCCAGCCACGTCCCCGCGGAGGAGTCCAGCCACGTCCCCGCGGAGGAGTCCAGCCACGTCCCCGCGGAGGAGTCCAGCCACGTCCCCGCGGAGGAGTCCAGCCACGTCCCCGCGGAGGAGTCCAGCCACGTCCCCGCGGAGGAGTCCAGCCACGTCCCCGCGGAGGAGTCCAGCCACGTCCCCGCGGAGGAGTCCAGCCACGTCCCCGCGGAGGAGTCCAGCCACGTCCCCGCGGAGGAGTCCAGCCACGTCCCCGCGGAGGAGTCCAGCCACGTCCCCGCGGAGGAGTCCAGCCACGTCCCCGCGGAGGAGTCCAGCCACGTCCCCGCGGAGGAGGTTGATGGGAAGTTGACTGAGTCAAGCCCTGTCCCCCCTGAAGAGTCCAGCCACGTCCCTGCAGAGGAATCCAGCCCTCTTTCTGCCGAGGTTGATGGGAAGTTGGAGTCCAGCCCTCTTCCCACTGAGGAATGCAGCCCTCTCCCCGCTGAAGAAGTTGGGAAATTGAAAGAGCCAAGCACTGTCCCCGCAGAAGAATCCAGCTCTCCCCCTGCTGAGGTTGATGGGAAGTTGACCGAGCCAAGCACTGTCCCCGCAGAAGAGTCCAGCCATGTCCCTGCTGAGGTTGATGGGAAGTTGACCGAGCCAAGCACTGTCCCCGCAGAAGAGTCCAGCCATGTCCCTGCTGAGGTTGATGGGAAGTTGACCGAGCCAAGCACTGTCCCCTCTGAAGAGTCCAGCCATGTCCCCGCAGAAGAATCCAGCTCTCCCCCTGCTGAGGTTGATGGGAAGTTGACCGAGCCAAGCACTGTCCCCTCTGAAGAGTCCAGCCATGTCCCCGCAGAAGAATCCAGCTCTCCCCCTGCTGAGGTTGATGGGAAGTTGACCGAGCCAAGCACTGTCCCCGCAGAAGAGTCCAGCCATGTCCCTGCTGAGGTTGATGGGAAGTTGACCGAGCCAAGCACTGTCCCCTCTGAAGAGTCCAGCCATGTCCCCGCAGAAGAATCCAGCTCTCTCCCTGCTGAG GTTGATGGGAAGTTGACTGAGCCAAGCACTGTCCCCTCTGAAGAGTCCAGCCATGTCCCCGCAGAAGAATCCAGCTCTCCCCCTGCTGAG GTTGGTGGGAAGTTGACCGAGCCAAGCACTGTCCCCTCTGAAGAGTCCAGCCATGTCCCCGCAGAAGAATCCAGCTCTCCCCCTGCTGAGGTTGATGGGAAGTTGACCGAGCCAAGCACTGTCCCCGCAGAAGAATCCAGCTCTCTCTCTGCTGAGGTTGATGGGAAGTTGACTGAGTCTAGACCTGTCCCTGCTGAACAGTCCAGCCATGTCCCTGAGGTTGATAGGAAGATGTGCTTATGTTCATCTCCATAA
- the LOC127505598 gene encoding fibrous sheath CABYR-binding protein-like isoform X15: MKICVILKALALRPVLESIGRLVIVLSIIKMTVSNIMFLVFLCHQLVLNGFASPVGRHLYQTGIEQVRLENKDGPLSLPYLNKQNPTRPVVAKCNMAIVLSLKNTSGLVVQKGINENFTESSPFPAEVDGKLTESSHVPAEESSHVPAEESSHVPAEESSHVPAEESSHVPAEESSHVPAEESSHVPAEESSHVPAEESSHVPAEESSHVPAEESSHVPAEESSHVPAEESSHVPAEESSHVPAEESSHVPAEESSHVPAEESSHVPAEESSHVPAEEVDGKLTESSPVPPEESSHVPAEESSPLSAEVDGKLESSPLPTEECSPLPAEEVGKLKEPSTVPAEESSSPPAEVDGKLTEPSTVPAEESSHVPAEVDGKLTEPSTVPAEESSHVPAEVDGKLTEPSTVPSEESSHVPAEESSSPPAEVDGKLTEPSTVPSEESSHVPAEESSSPPAEVDGKLTEPSTVPAEESSHVPAEVDGKLTEPSTVPSEESSHVPAEESSSLPAEVDGKLTEPSTVPSEESSHVPAEESSSPPAEVDGKLTEPSTVPAEESSHVPAEVDGKLTKPSTVPSEESSHVPAEESSSLPAEVGGKLTEPSTVPSEESSHVPAEESSSPPAEVDGKLTEPSTVPAEESSSLSAEVDGKLTESRPVPAEQSSHVPEVDRKMCLCSSP, from the exons ATGAAAATCTGTGTTATTTTAAAAGCTCTGGCTTTGAGGCCTGTTTTAGAAAGCATAGGTAGATTGGTGATAGTTTTGTCTATAATCAAGATGACCGTTTCAAACATTATGTTTTTGGTCTTTTTGTGTCACCAATTGGTGCTCAATG GATTTGCTTCTCCAGTTGGCCGTCATTTATACCAGACTGGTATTGAGCAAGTACGCTTGGAAAATAAAG ATGGCCCCTTGTCTCTTCCTTATTTGAACAAGCAAAATCCAACACGGCCAGTGGTAGCAAAGTGTAATATGGCTATTGTGCTGTCGTTGAAGAATACATCTGGGCTAGTTGTCCAAAAAG GCATTAATGAGAATTTCACTGAGTCCAGCCCTTTCCCTGCTGAGGTTGATGGGAAGTTGACGGAGTCCAGCCACGTCCCCGCGGAGGAGTCCAGCCACGTCCCCGCGGAGGAGTCCAGCCACGTCCCCGCGGAGGAGTCCAGCCACGTCCCCGCGGAGGAGTCCAGCCACGTCCCCGCGGAGGAGTCCAGCCACGTCCCCGCGGAGGAGTCCAGCCACGTCCCCGCGGAGGAGTCCAGCCACGTCCCCGCGGAGGAGTCCAGCCACGTCCCCGCGGAGGAGTCCAGCCACGTCCCCGCGGAGGAGTCCAGCCACGTCCCCGCGGAGGAGTCCAGCCACGTCCCCGCGGAGGAGTCCAGCCACGTCCCCGCGGAGGAGTCCAGCCACGTCCCCGCGGAGGAGTCCAGCCACGTCCCCGCGGAGGAGTCCAGCCACGTCCCCGCGGAGGAGTCCAGCCACGTCCCCGCGGAGGAGTCCAGCCACGTCCCCGCGGAGGAGGTTGATGGGAAGTTGACTGAGTCAAGCCCTGTCCCCCCTGAAGAGTCCAGCCACGTCCCTGCAGAGGAATCCAGCCCTCTTTCTGCCGAGGTTGATGGGAAGTTGGAGTCCAGCCCTCTTCCCACTGAGGAATGCAGCCCTCTCCCCGCTGAAGAAGTTGGGAAATTGAAAGAGCCAAGCACTGTCCCCGCAGAAGAATCCAGCTCTCCCCCTGCTGAGGTTGATGGGAAGTTGACCGAGCCAAGCACTGTCCCCGCAGAAGAGTCCAGCCATGTCCCTGCTGAGGTTGATGGGAAGTTGACCGAGCCAAGCACTGTCCCCGCAGAAGAGTCCAGCCATGTCCCTGCTGAGGTTGATGGGAAGTTGACCGAGCCAAGCACTGTCCCCTCTGAAGAGTCCAGCCATGTCCCCGCAGAAGAATCCAGCTCTCCCCCTGCTGAGGTTGATGGGAAGTTGACCGAGCCAAGCACTGTCCCCTCTGAAGAGTCCAGCCATGTCCCCGCAGAAGAATCCAGCTCTCCCCCTGCTGAGGTTGATGGGAAGTTGACCGAGCCAAGCACTGTCCCCGCAGAAGAGTCCAGCCATGTCCCTGCTGAGGTTGATGGGAAGTTGACCGAGCCAAGCACTGTCCCCTCTGAAGAGTCCAGCCATGTCCCCGCAGAAGAATCCAGCTCTCTCCCTGCTGAG GTTGATGGGAAGTTGACTGAGCCAAGCACTGTCCCCTCTGAAGAGTCCAGCCATGTCCCCGCAGAAGAATCCAGCTCTCCCCCTGCTGAG GTTGATGGGAAGTTGACCGAGCCAAGCACTGTCCCCGCAGAAGAGTCCAGCCATGTCCCTGCTGAGGTTGATGGGAAGTTGACCAAGCCAAGCACTGTCCCCTCTGAAGAGTCCAGCCATGTCCCCGCAGAAGAATCCAGCTCTCTCCCTGCTGAGGTTGGTGGGAAGTTGACCGAGCCAAGCACTGTCCCCTCTGAAGAGTCCAGCCATGTCCCCGCAGAAGAATCCAGCTCTCCCCCTGCTGAGGTTGATGGGAAGTTGACCGAGCCAAGCACTGTCCCCGCAGAAGAATCCAGCTCTCTCTCTGCTGAGGTTGATGGGAAGTTGACTGAGTCTAGACCTGTCCCTGCTGAACAGTCCAGCCATGTCCCTGAGGTTGATAGGAAGATGTGCTTATGTTCATCTCCATAA
- the LOC127505598 gene encoding fibrous sheath CABYR-binding protein-like isoform X45 gives MKICVILKALALRPVLESIGRLVIVLSIIKMTVSNIMFLVFLCHQLVLNGFASPVGRHLYQTGIEQVRLENKDGPLSLPYLNKQNPTRPVVAKCNMAIVLSLKNTSGLVVQKGINENFTESSPFPAEVDGKLTESSHVPAEESSHVPAEESSHVPAEESSHVPAEESSHVPAEESSHVPAEESSHVPAEESSHVPAEESSHVPAEESSHVPAEESSHVPAEESSHVPAEESSHVPAEESSHVPAEESSHVPAEESSHVPAEESSHVPAEESSHVPAEEVDGKLTESSPVPPEESSHVPAEESSPLSAEVDGKLESSPLPTEECSPLPAEEVGKLKEPSTVPAEESSSPPAEVDGKLTEPSTVPAEESSHVPAEVDGKLTEPSTVPAEESSHVPAEVDGKLTEPSTVPSEESSHVPAEESSSPPAEVDGKLTEPSTVPSEESSHVPAEESSSPPAEVDGKLTEPSTVPAEESSHVPAEVDGKLTEPSTVPSEESSHVPAEESSSLPAEVDGKLTKPSTVPSEESSHVPAEESSSLPAEVDGKLTEPSTVPSEESSHVPAEESSSPPAEVDGKLTESRPVPAEQSSHVPEVDRKMCLCSSP, from the exons ATGAAAATCTGTGTTATTTTAAAAGCTCTGGCTTTGAGGCCTGTTTTAGAAAGCATAGGTAGATTGGTGATAGTTTTGTCTATAATCAAGATGACCGTTTCAAACATTATGTTTTTGGTCTTTTTGTGTCACCAATTGGTGCTCAATG GATTTGCTTCTCCAGTTGGCCGTCATTTATACCAGACTGGTATTGAGCAAGTACGCTTGGAAAATAAAG ATGGCCCCTTGTCTCTTCCTTATTTGAACAAGCAAAATCCAACACGGCCAGTGGTAGCAAAGTGTAATATGGCTATTGTGCTGTCGTTGAAGAATACATCTGGGCTAGTTGTCCAAAAAG GCATTAATGAGAATTTCACTGAGTCCAGCCCTTTCCCTGCTGAGGTTGATGGGAAGTTGACGGAGTCCAGCCACGTCCCCGCGGAGGAGTCCAGCCACGTCCCCGCGGAGGAGTCCAGCCACGTCCCCGCGGAGGAGTCCAGCCACGTCCCCGCGGAGGAGTCCAGCCACGTCCCCGCGGAGGAGTCCAGCCACGTCCCCGCGGAGGAGTCCAGCCACGTCCCCGCGGAGGAGTCCAGCCACGTCCCCGCGGAGGAGTCCAGCCACGTCCCCGCGGAGGAGTCCAGCCACGTCCCCGCGGAGGAGTCCAGCCACGTCCCCGCGGAGGAGTCCAGCCACGTCCCCGCGGAGGAGTCCAGCCACGTCCCCGCGGAGGAGTCCAGCCACGTCCCCGCGGAGGAGTCCAGCCACGTCCCCGCGGAGGAGTCCAGCCACGTCCCCGCGGAGGAGTCCAGCCACGTCCCCGCGGAGGAGTCCAGCCACGTCCCCGCGGAGGAGGTTGATGGGAAGTTGACTGAGTCAAGCCCTGTCCCCCCTGAAGAGTCCAGCCACGTCCCTGCAGAGGAATCCAGCCCTCTTTCTGCCGAGGTTGATGGGAAGTTGGAGTCCAGCCCTCTTCCCACTGAGGAATGCAGCCCTCTCCCCGCTGAAGAAGTTGGGAAATTGAAAGAGCCAAGCACTGTCCCCGCAGAAGAATCCAGCTCTCCCCCTGCTGAGGTTGATGGGAAGTTGACCGAGCCAAGCACTGTCCCCGCAGAAGAGTCCAGCCATGTCCCTGCTGAGGTTGATGGGAAGTTGACCGAGCCAAGCACTGTCCCCGCAGAAGAGTCCAGCCATGTCCCTGCTGAGGTTGATGGGAAGTTGACCGAGCCAAGCACTGTCCCCTCTGAAGAGTCCAGCCATGTCCCCGCAGAAGAATCCAGCTCTCCCCCTGCTGAGGTTGATGGGAAGTTGACCGAGCCAAGCACTGTCCCCTCTGAAGAGTCCAGCCATGTCCCCGCAGAAGAATCCAGCTCTCCCCCTGCTGAGGTTGATGGGAAGTTGACCGAGCCAAGCACTGTCCCCGCAGAAGAGTCCAGCCATGTCCCTGCTGAGGTTGATGGGAAGTTGACCGAGCCAAGCACTGTCCCCTCTGAAGAGTCCAGCCATGTCCCCGCAGAAGAATCCAGCTCTCTCCCTGCTGAG GTTGATGGGAAGTTGACCAAGCCAAGCACTGTCCCCTCTGAAGAGTCCAGCCATGTCCCCGCAGAAGAATCCAGCTCTCTCCCTGCTGAG GTTGATGGGAAGTTGACTGAGCCAAGCACTGTCCCCTCTGAAGAGTCCAGCCATGTCCCCGCAGAAGAATCCAGCTCTCCCCCTGCTGAG GTTGATGGGAAGTTGACTGAGTCTAGACCTGTCCCTGCTGAACAGTCCAGCCATGTCCCTGAGGTTGATAGGAAGATGTGCTTATGTTCATCTCCATAA